Within Leptospira dzoumogneensis, the genomic segment TAGAGGCGGCTCCGGAAGCGGTTGTGACCCCCGCTAAAATTTCACATTCAATTCCTAAGGAAGCAAGGTATTCTATTTCTTCTCCGGCTCTTCCGTAAATGGAAGGATCTCCTCCCTTCAAACGAACTATATTAGAATATTGTTTAGCATATTCTCCTAATTTTTCATTGATCTCCGTTTGAAGACAGCTATGTTGTCCGATCCTTTTGCCTACATACTCTAAGACTGCGGATTTTTTGCAGTATTTCAAAACTCCCGCGGATACCAGATCATCGTATAAAACAATATCCGCTTTTCTTAAAAGTTTTACTGCACGAACTGTGAGAAGGTCCGGATTTCCCGGACCTGCACCTACTAAATATACTTTTCCTAGGGAAGAATTCATATTCTTAACCCTGAGTTCCCGGGTCTTCGATCCCGATATAAACAGTTCCGTCCTCGATATGGACCGGATATGTTTTTATGGAATATTCATCTCCGCTGATACAAGCGCCGGTCCTAAGAGAGAAAGATTTTTTATGCATCGGGCATGCAACCTTTGGCTCTCCCTGAGAATCACCGATCATTCCTCTTGCTAAAACCATGTCTCCTGTGTGAGGGCATTTGTTCTCGCATGCAAACCATTCATTTCTAGAACTGAAATGAAAGATCGCGATTTGTTCTCCATAAACTTTGGCACAGACTCCACCATCTTCGGGAAATTCAGTAACTGTACTAACGGGTATCCAAACAGGTTCTTTTGCGGCTGTATTCATTTTTATCTCCTAGTTCGAAACCAATTCTTTTTTAGGCCAATCTACCGGACGTTTTTGTCCTCTTTCTTCTATGAATTTTACGGTTGGGTCGGCATCTTCACTGTTTATGAAATGTTTATATTTCTTTTGTTTTTCAGGATCATCTACTACGTCTTTCCATTCACAAACATAAGTTCCTACAAGACGGTTCATCTCTTCTTCCAAGTCTTTGTTGATACCAAGTCTGTCGTTGATGATCACATCTTTCAGATATTCTATTCCACCTTCTAATTGTTCCAACCATGCGGAAGTCCTTACAAGTTTATCAGCGGTTCTGATATAGAACATCATGAACCTGTCTATGTATTTAACGCAGGTCTCTTCGTCCAAATCGGCCGCGAGAAGGATTGCGTGTTTTGGATTCACTCCTCCGTTCCCGCCGACATAAAGGTTCCAGCCTTTTTCGGTGGCGATGATACCGAAGTCTTTACCTCTTGCTTCCGCACATTCTCTGATACAACCTGAGACTGCTGATTTTAATTTATGAGGAGCTCTGATCCCTCTGTATCTTTCTTCGATACGAATTGCGAATGCAGTGCTGTCTTGTACCCCGTATCTGCACCAAGTAGAACCAACACAACTTTTAACGGTTCGCATTGCTTTGCCGTAAGCATGTCCGCTTTCGAAACCTTCTTCCACTAGATCTTTCCAGATGTCGGGAAGTTGTTCCATTCTTGCACCGAG encodes:
- the nirD gene encoding nitrite reductase small subunit NirD — its product is MNTAAKEPVWIPVSTVTEFPEDGGVCAKVYGEQIAIFHFSSRNEWFACENKCPHTGDMVLARGMIGDSQGEPKVACPMHKKSFSLRTGACISGDEYSIKTYPVHIEDGTVYIGIEDPGTQG